From a single Leishmania infantum JPCM5 genome chromosome 36 genomic region:
- a CDS encoding putative RNA helicase, giving the protein MASSSPELPVTEARASIVRMIRKNKAVIVVGETGSGKTTQIPQYVWDDILSKRPGGGIVGCTQPRRVAAVSIARHVARQRGGKVGGEVAYAVRFDDTCTSATRIKFLTDGILLREIQADPVLSKYGCIILDEAHERTLHGDVLFGLLKTIARQREDSLKIVVMSATLNAEHFSKFWWDAPIGVVHGRMFPVTIMHTVEPQADYVEAAISAILLIHQTEPPGDVLCFLTGQEEVEDAKRILLERMKLLPNDVPDFSVLTLYAAMPYEQQLLVFEPSLNEQRKVILATNIAETSITVEGIRYVVDSGVVKAKYYNSKSGMEMLTEVDISRAQATQRTGRAGRVAAGKCYRLYTANAFENLSENTIPEIRRSSLLSVVLQMKSLHIHNILAFEFMDMPRPRAVAKAEETLMLLQALDKAGHITALGARLTDFPIEPMPAMVLLAAKAFGVAREAVIVIAMASTDNLFLTSREFKESADRCRAAFAKSAGDHATLLSIYQAYCRSPRDQRKTWCESNAMSHRQMLKVEDVITQLQSILEEKNDSELLAKIIPASLRYLRVGAGGDLSNLPHKRPRDEGGDDASDLLERYEELRHGGGGLSTGSTERKGKLLDAELLRRALCFGYFLNAAFYNAKLGMYQTIVGQLPVYIHPSSVLFTHRKKPALVIFNSVVRTTKRYMKDVSVVQEEWLQDAAPDFLTAAS; this is encoded by the coding sequence atggcgagcagcagcccagAACTCCCCGTGACCGAAGCACGAGCCTCCATTGTGCGCATGATCCGCAAGAACAAAgccgtcatcgtcgttgGCGAGACCGGATCGGGCAAGACGACGCAGATTCCGCAGTACGTGTGGGACGATATCCTGAGTAAGCGGCCTGGTGGTGGCATAGTAGGgtgcacgcagccgcgccgtgtCGCGGCTGTCAGCATTGCACGGCACGTTGCTCGGCAACGCGGCGGAAAAGTCGGCGGCGAAGTGGCCTACGCTGTCCGCTTCGATGACAcgtgcaccagcgccacaCGCATCAAGTTTCTCACGGACGGCATTCTGCTGCGTGAGATTCAGGCTGACCCTGTGCTGTCTAAGTACGGCTGCATCATCCTCGATGAGGCCCACGAGCGCACGTTGCATGGAGACGTGCTCTTTGGCCTGCTGAAGACGATCGCGCGTCAGCGCGAGGACTCGCTGAAGATCGTGGTCATGTCCGCTACGCTGAACGCGGAGCACTTTTCGAAGTTTTGGTGGGACGCCCCAATCGGCGTCGTGCATGGCCGCATGTTTCCGGTGACCATCATGCACACGGTGGAGCCGCAGGCGGACTACGTCGAGGCAGCTATTAGCGCCATCCTGCTGATCCACCAGACGGAGCCGCCTGGCGATGTTCTGTGTTTCCTGACGGGTCAGGAAGAAGTCGAGGACGCGAAGCGCATTCTGCTGGAGCGCATGAAGCTGCTGCCCAACGACGTGCCGGACTTCTCAGTTCTGACCCTGTACGCCGCGATGCCGtacgagcagcagctgcttgtCTTTGAGCCAAGCCTGAACGAGCAGCGCAAGGTGATCCTCGCCACCAACATCGCTGAGACATCCATCACGGTGGAGGGTATCCGCTACGTCGTGGACAGCGGCGTGGTGAAGGCGAAGTACTACAATAGCAAGTCCGGGATGGAGATGCTGACGGAGGTGGACATCAGCCGCGCGCAGGCCACGCAGCGCACGGGGCGCGCCGGTCGCGTGGCAGCTGGCAAGTGCTACCGCCTCTACACCGCCAACGCGTTTGAGAATCTGAGCGAGAACACGATTCCAGAAATACGCCGAAGTAGTTTGCTCAGCGTTGTGCTTCAAATGAAAAGCCTCCACATCCACAATATCCTTGCGTTCGAATTCATGGACATGCCTCGCCCGCGCGCTGTCGCGAAGGCGGAAGAgacgctgatgctgctgcaagcCCTCGACAAGGCGGGCCACATCACGGCCCTGGGCGCCCGTCTGACGGACTTTCCGATTGAACCGATGCCCGCGATGGTTCTCTTGGCCGCGAAGGCCTTCGGCGTTGCCCGTGAGGCTGTTATCGTGATTGCCATGGCCAGCACTGACAACCTCTTTCTCACCTCGCGCGAGTTCAAGGAGTCTGCtgaccgctgccgcgccgcctttgccaAGTCTGCCGGCGATCACGCGACGCTCCTTAGCATCTACCAGGCGTACTGCCGCTCGCCGCGCGACCAGCGCAAGACGTGGTGTGAGTCCAACGCCATGAGCCACCGGCAAATGCTAAAGGTCGAGGACGTCATTACCCAGCTGCAAAGCATTTTGGAAGAGAAGAACGACAGTGAGCTACTCGCCAAGATTATCCCCGCCTCTCTGCGGTACCTGCGAGTGGGCGCTGGTGGTGATTTGTCTAATCTGCCGCACAAGCGCCCCCGGGACGAAGGCGGTGATGACGCCAGCGATCTGCTGGAGCGCTACGAAGAgctgcggcacggcggcggtgggttGTCTACCGGATCAACCGAGCGCAAGGGGAAACTGCTTGACGCAGAACTGCTGCGTCGTGCTCTCTGTTTTGGCTACTTCCTGAACGCCGCCTTCTACAACGCGAAACTAGGCATGTACCAGACCATCGTTGGGCAGTTGCCGGTGTACATCCACCCTTCCAGCGTCCTCTTTACCCACCGCAAGAAGCCTGCTTTGGTGATCTTTAACAGCGTCGTGCGCACCACGAAGCGATACATGAAGGACGTGTCGGTGGTGCAAGAGGAGTGGCTGCAGGACGCCGCGCCAGATTTTCTGACGGCGGCCTCGTAG
- the ILERS gene encoding putative isoleucyl-tRNA synthetase, whose translation MAGEGQQQQQQDPPAGHQGVPVTNYPDVLDFSKMEEEVLAMWREKDCFRTSMKLSEGRQPFSFYDGPPFATGLPHYGHILAGTIKDMVTRFAYQTNHHVIRRFGWDCHGLPVEYEIDKMLGIKTSHDVAKLGIDKYNDECKKIVTRYVDEWRKTVERVGRWIDFDNDYKTMHLTYMESIWWVFSQLWEKKMVYRGFRVMPYSTACTTPLSNFEANSNYKEVSDLAVTVAFQARADPNTYFLAWTTTPWTLPSNLSLCVHPELDYVKVLDNKSKRHYWLAEARLAEVYPKKDSKKASKAKDVDNAAEADAAPYTVVEKVKGAQLVGEKYVPLFPYFESSMSATAFRVISGTYVTTDAGTGIVHQAPAFGEDDYQACLDAGIFEKGGKFVCPVDENGMFTSEVTDFAGKYVKAADPEIIKALETKGHLFHKASIVHSYPFCWRSDTPLIYKAVESWFVNVEAFRDRLIECNDKTYWVPDFVKTRRFSNWLAEARDWNVSRNRYWGTPMPVWHSEDWEEVVCISSIKQLEELSGVTGITDIHRQFVDDITIPSKRPGMPPLKRVPMVFDCWFESGSMPYAQEHFPFENQEKFKSLFPADFVSEGLDQTRGWFYTLLVLGVALFDVSPFRNVAVSGLVLAEDGKKMSKRLKNYPEPKVVIDTYGADALRMYMISSPVVRAEPLRFREAGVKAVVKDILLPLFNAAKFFISNTNYCTAAGGQVSLQVRSTNEMDRWILASCQSLLRYVKAEMRLYHLYNVVPGILRFVGDLSNWYVRMNRRRMKNATDSEDRSQALSTMLYLLFSVSRIVGHIAPFVAEMLYQQIKPLLPANEQVDSVHYLMIPDEDTSLDDPELERAMSRMMNIVDLVRVLRDQMVIPIKRPVRQVVIVHPDQQYIDDVRKVAGYIKDEVNAFEIVMSSGENYLETKLDANFEVLGRKYRKEMPAIRKGIQAMTQNEVAKFLHDKKGVVVGKELTIEDVKVLRQVKEGIADFQSNTDNDVVVLVDKRQDQELIDSWRAREFVSRVQQLRKKAKLVVTDEVDVYFEAEEADLTASILHSKDQINQTLRGVWTTMDQKPSDAELVAEEDNNISGVAVRLVFTKPKA comes from the coding sequence ATGGCGGGCGAaggtcagcagcagcagcagcaagaccCCCCAGCGGGGCATCAGGGCGTACCGGTGACGAACTATCCCGATGTGCTCGACTTCTcgaagatggaggaggaggtgctggcgaTGTGGCGGGAGAAGGATTGCTTCCGCACTTCCATGAAGCTCTCCGAGGGCCGCCAGCCGTTCAGCTTCTACGACGGCCCACCGTTCGCGACTGGCCTGCCGCACTACGGCCACATCTTGGCTGGCACCATCAAGGACATGGTCACTCGCTTCGCCTACCAGACGAACCACCACGTCATCCGTCGCTTCGGCTGGGACTGCCACGGTCTGCCGGTGGAGTACGAGATCGACAAGATGCTCGGCATCAAGACGTCTCACGACGTGGCGAAGCTCGGCATTGACAAGTATAACGACGAGTGCAAGAAGATCGTCACCCGCTACGTGGACGAATGGAGGAAGACCGTCGAGCGCGTTGGCCGCTGGATCGACTTTGACAACGACTACAAGACGATGCACCTCACATACATGGAGAGTATCTGGTGGGTTTTCTCGCAGCTGTGGGAGAAGAAGATGGTGTACCGCGGCTTTCGCGTGATGCCGTACTCGACCGCCTGCACGACGCCGCTGAGCAACTTCGAGGCTAACTCCAACTACAAGGAGGTCAGCGACCTCGCCGTGACGGTCGCCTTCCAGGCCCGCGCCGACCCCAACACATACTTCCTGGCCTGGACCACCACGCCGTGGACGTTGCCGAGCAACCTCAGTTTGTGCGTGCACCCCGAGCTGGACTACGTGAAGGTGCTGGACAACAAGTCGAAGCGACACTACTGGCTCGCAGAGGCCCGCCTGGCGGAGGTGTACCCGAAGAAGGACAGCAAGAAGGCCTCCAAGGCGAAGGACGTGGACAACGCCGCGGAGGCCGATGCCGCGCCGTACACGGTCGTCGAGAAAGTCAAGGGCGCGCAGCTAGTGGGCGAGAAGTACGTGCCACTTTTCCCGTACTTTGAGTCGTCCATGAGCGCCACGGCCTTCCGCGTCATCTCCGGTACCTACGTGACGACAGACGCTGGTACAGGTATCGTGCACCAGGCCCCCGCTTTCGGTGAGGATGATTACCAGGCGTGCCTCGACGCCGGCATCTTCGAGAAGGGCGGCAAGTTCGTCTGCCCGGTCGACGAGAACGGCATGTTCACGAGCGAGGTGACGGATTTCGCCGGCAAGTACGTCAAGGCGGCGGATCCGGAGATTATCAAAGCGCTCGAGACGAAAGGGCACCTCTTTCACAAGGCGTCGATTGTGCACAGCTACCCCttctgctggcgcagcgacaCCCCCCTCATCTACAAGGCTGTCGAGTCGTGGTTTGTCAACGTCGAGGCCTTCCGCGACCGCCTCATCGAGTGCAACGACAAGACGTACTGGGTACCTGATTTTGTCAAGACCCGCCGCTTCTCCAACTGGCTCGCCGAGGCGCGTGACTGGAACGTGTCACGCAACCGTTACTGGGGCACGCCGATGCCGGTCTGGCACAGCGAGGACTGGGAGGAGGTTGTGTGCATCAGCAGCATCAAGCAGCTCGAGGAGCTCTCCGGCGTCACCGGCATCACCGACATCCACCGCCAGTTCGTCGACGATATCACGATCCCAAGTAAGCGGCCTggcatgccgccgctgaagcgTGTGCCGATGGTGTTTGACTGCTGGTTCGAGTCCGGCTCGATGCCGTACGCCCAGGAGCACTTCCCTTTCGAGAACCAGGAGAAGTTCAAGAGCCTGTTTCCGGCCGACTTTGTGTCGGAGGGCTTGGACCAGACGCGCGGCTGGTTCTACACCCTTCTCGTGCTCGGCGTTGCCCTCTTCGACGTCTCCCCTTTCCGCAACGTCGCCGTCAGCGGGCTCGTGCTCGCCGAGGACGGTAAGAAGATGAGCAAGCGCCTCAAGAACTACCCTGAGCCGAAGGTGGTGATCGACACGTACGGCGCGGATGCCCTGCGCATGTACATGATTAGCTCCCCGGTTGTGCGcgccgagccgctgcgcttcCGCGAAGCAGGTGTGAAGGCCGTGGTCAAGGACATCCTTCTGCCTCTGTTCAACGCCGCGAAGTTCTTCATCTCGAACACAAACTACTGCACTGCGGCCGGTGGTCAGGTGTCGCTGCAGGTTCGCAGCACAAACGAGATGGACCGCTGGATTCTCGCCTCGTGCCAGAGTCTGCTGCGCTACGTGAAGGCGGAGATGCGGCTGTACCACCTGTACAACGTCGTCCCCGGCATTCTGCGTTTCGTCGGTGACCTGTCCAACTGGTACGTGCGCAtgaaccgccgccgcatgaAGAACGCCACGGACAGCGAGGACCGCTCGCAGGCGCTGTCGACGATGCTGTACCTCCTCTTCTCGGTGTCCCGCATTGTGGGCCACATCGCCCCCTTTGTGGCAGAAATGCTTTACCAGCAGATCAAGCCCCTCCTCCCGGCGAACGAGCAAGTGGACTCCGTGCACTACCTCATGATCCCCGACGAGGATACCTCCTTGGACGACccggagctggagcgcgcCATGTCCCGCATGATGAACATTGTGGATTTGGTGCGTGTGTTGCGCGATCAGATGGTCATTCCGATCAAGCGGCCGGTGCGTCAGGTTGTCATTGTTCACCCGGACCAGCAGTACATCGACGACGTGCGCAAGGTGGCGGGCTACATCAAGGATGAGGTGAACGCGTTCGAGATTGTGATGTCGAGTGGCGAGAATTACCTGGAGACGAAGCTGGACGCAAACTTCGAGGTGCTTGGCAGGAAGTACCGCAAGGAGATGCCCGCGATCCGCAAGGGTATCCAGGCCATGACGCAGAATGAGGTGGCCAAGTTCCTGCACGACAAGAagggcgtcgtcgtcggcaaGGAGCTGACCATCGAGGACgtgaaggtgctgcgccaggtAAAGGAGGGCATTGCCGACTTCCAGAGCAACACTGACAACGACGTCGTTGTGCTGGTTGACAAGCGCCAGGATCAGGAACTGATTGACTcgtggcgcgcgcgtgagtTCGTGAGCCGCGTACAGCAGCTGCGTAAGAAGGCGAAGCTAGTGGTGACGGACGAGGTGGATGTGTACtttgaggcggaggaggcggatcTGACGGCGTCCATCCTCCACTCTAAGGACCAGATTAATCAGACACTGAGGGGCGTGTGGACGACGATGGACCAGAAGCCTAGCGACGCCGAGCTcgtcgcggaggaggacaatAACATCTcgggggtggcggtgcgcctcGTCTTCACCAAGCCCAAGGCTTAA
- the LEPP12 gene encoding phosphoprotein lepp12: MGKRTKKAPKQKRKLAMADRPRKLTSKGKVKHKRGDLKMVSSRNVSFDVRQGKGGKWIKTGERKCNIHTVCDCVKRTDPARMRYITNR; encoded by the coding sequence ATGGGCAAGCGCACCAAGAAGGCCCCAAAGCAGAAGCGGAAACTCGCCATGGCGGATCGCCCGCGCAAGCTTACTAGCAAGGGCAAGGTAAAGCACAAGCGCGGAGACCTGAAGATGGTGAGCTCTCGCAACGTCAGCTTTGACGTGAGGCAAGGCAAGGGCGGCAAGTGGATCAAGACAGGGGAGCGCAAGTGCAACATCCATACCGTGTGCGACTGTGTCAAGCGAACGGATCCGGCGCGGATGCGCTACATTACAAATCGGTGA